In Pongo pygmaeus isolate AG05252 chromosome 19, NHGRI_mPonPyg2-v2.0_pri, whole genome shotgun sequence, the genomic stretch GGGAAATAGGGCATAATGTGTAAGAGTGGATACTCTCACCCCCCCAGGCCCCCCTGTTAACATGAGTAAAAGCTGCTTCGGCACCCATGGGTGGCATCTGCCAAGGTCACTGGGACATGGggacaaaaagacagaaaaggggGATGCCTGCTTTCTCTCCATCAAACCCTGAGTTATCActaaaagaagggaaggaaatgagGGTCACCTCTATTTCTTGTCTTTCAGAATGGGGGATCAGCTGTCTTCACCACCCCCGGCTTATTCTCTAGAGTGTATCCTGAACCACTGGGACTGCTTTGACCCTCAGACTCTGGAGGAAATGGCTCTTAGCCCTCTGCACAAAGGTTTGGGCAAATTATGAAGGACTGGCTTGGCCTCAGGAAGAAACCATTCATTTCGATATCATCCAGCAGTTGGAGCTTTTCTGTAAACGTGAGGGCAAATGCTCTGAGGCCCCATATGTGCAGGCTTTCTATACCTTGCAGGGCAATCCAGACCTTTGCTGACAATGCAGAGTTAATCCAGACTGGTTTGCCATCTCGGGAGAGGCTGCAAGGGGCAATCCCAGGGAACTAAACAAACAAATCCCAGAGGCATCCCCAGCAGAGGAGCCAGCTCCCTCCAGCCCTGCTCCTCCATGTCCACCCCATCCTCCCTATCCAGCTTCAGTCTCTCACTTGCCGCCTCCTAGAAATTCTCACCCTAGACAAGCCCCAGTCTCATTCTTTCCCCTCCAACAGATGCCTGGTGAATTTGCCCCAGTAAAGTCTAGGTGCCCTTCTCTCTACAGAACTTGAAGCAAATTGAGGGGGATCTTGGCAAGTTTTCAGATGACCCTGAAAGATATATAGAGGCTTTCCAGAACTTAATCCAAGTATTTGAACTCTCCTAAGAAGATGTCATGTTACTTTGAACCAAACCCTGACTAACACTGAGAAGCAGGCCACTCTGCAAGTGACAGAGAGATCTGGGGATGAGGTTTGTATCATATGTAGCACCCAGGAAAGGGGGTGAATATTATCCAACTGGAAGAGAAGCAGTATCAATGAAAGTCTCTAAATGGGATCCCAATGACAAGATGggggaaaggaagaggagagtTTCAGGTGTGCATAATAGAGAGCTTATGTAGGACTAGAAGTAAGCCTCTCCACTATATCAAGATATCCATGATAGATCAGGGATTTAATGAAAATCGCACTGCCTTCTTGGGGAGGCTAAGAGGGGCCTTTGTAAAGCATAGGTCTCTGTGTCCCAATTCTGTCAAGGGACAACTAATCCTAAATGATAAATGTATTACTCAGGCAGCCCCTGATATCAGAGGGAAGTTGCAGAAATGGGCCCTGGCATCAGGGAGTACTTTAGGAGACCTCCTGAAAGTGGCCACCTTGGTCTTTTACAGTATAGATAGGGAGACACAAGAAAGAGGCAGAAGCTTTAAGGGCCACCATGCAAACCCACAAACCCCAGAATTCCTAACGTGCATCTGTTAACTCCTACAGATGTGGCAAGAACAGTTATCTCTCTTCTAAAATTTAACCACACCCATACAAGtcttaatttctttcaccagggTGAAACAGCTCAGGGTACAATGTTGTGAGTATATTACATTTCCTATTTCTGTAATCTTTGGCACTAGATTATTTCCTTGTATAATACACATGTTTAACCCATGCATACTTAACACCttataaaacttgtttttttctctcaagtTTGAGGTCATCAAATTGCAAATGGTCAGGCAACTGGAGCCTTGGATGATGACTCCCTTTCCCCAGGGACCCTCAGATACACCTCTGGGCGGAATCTGACTTCTGTTTTCCCCAAAACAAtgccccctgtcagcaggaagtagctaagATTGGTCATTGTCCATATTCTATTGGCAATTAGATGGACCTCTTAGAGGGGGGAAATGATACAGATACAGGCaaggaaatactgggtagaagagggcagttccccaACAAAGGCCTGCCCTGAAGCCTGGAAATCCATGGCCCTAAGTGGGAGCAAGCATTCCTATTTTCatgcccaaatgttgccttttccaagaccgctctggcctgccacacccctatcctgtgcccatataaaccccaagCTCTACAAGCAGAGGAACAGAAGAGCAGCAGAGCAGcaaaatggcatggcagaggagagaagaaaaggagcatCTGAATGTCAGGAGGAGCTCGGCTGAGGACGGTCGGAGAGTAGATAAGCCGCGGGGATGGctgaactccaggggaagatgatcttcccactccatcccctttccagcccTGCATCCATTCCTCTGAGAGCCAACTCCATCACTCAGTAAAATCCCCaccttcaccatccttcaagttgatgtgacctgattcttcctagATGCCATACAAAGATGGATATCAAGACAGCAGAATAtaaaaggctgtcaccctgactcTCCACTGAGTGGAATAGCCATCCACGAAAAGCAACTGCTAAAGAGCATTAATTGTAACACACCCCTAGATGCTACCATGGGGATGGAGCCCAAAAGAGCTcgccctggctcctgcacctgcctgaCTGCATGTTCCCCCTCCCATAGGGGATTTGAATGTGCAGCAGCCTTGCAaatgagccacacccctgtcacaaGTCCTGTGAGGGAGTCAGGGAACTCTCCTGTGTTAACCCAAGTGGTGCCATCAAGTAAACCCCTGCCATTTTGTACACCCTGATCAGGGAGGAAACTTCCATGGGGGCTCAGGCCATGAAAAGCATTTTGCCAAGCAGATCCCAGGCCACACTGCCTGACTGCAGGAAATGCCTCCCTTATTACATCCTGCCAGGCAGCTAGCCACACTGTCCCACCTCCCCTATCCAGACCTATAATTGCCCCAGTCTGTACGCAGGACGGGGGTTCCAGCACTTGCTGGTACTCCCCCTCCACAGGTTTCTCTGTCCAAAAAACCTATGTTGCTGTCGAGCTTCCCCACcctgtatgtctcttttctctgtcCTAACATCCTGTTTcacagctacttgtggggctgaggtaggtgggttacttgagcccaggaggttaggctgcagtgagccaagatgtaccagtgcactccagcctgggtgacagagacccgaTCACACAAAAAAAGTGAGAAACTCTTTATTAGATGAATTGCTCTAAATCCAGAACACAAGAATAAATGCTTCTTTAAAAATAGTTCAGGAAGGTAGTTGAGGCAAGAAAGTTGGTGGCTGGCAACTTGTGTCCCTTTGCCTTGACAAGTTCAATTCTTCCTCGCCTTGATCCGTGTGTCCAGCTTCAGCATTCTCATGCAAACCTGAACTTGCTTATCACTGGGGCTGGCACAGAAACGTCGCCCCTTCTTGGTGAGGAAGCTAGGGAACAAGGGGGAGAAAGGTTACAAACTGAGGTGTGTCCAGCACATGGGGACAGGGGTCCCCATCCTCCCTGCCCCTCAGATTTCCCAGTCAATATAgacagttattttttcttttttttcattctctgctGATGGCAGCTCAGGGCCAGTGTCCTCTTGAGACCCCCCTCAGTCTGTGGAACTCCCTAGTGACTCATGGGAGCATCCTTGGGCAGACTTGTGcctgctttcttcttccttccccacCCTTTTTCCCCTGGGAGTGTCTCATCCCTGATGCCCTGCAGGATCCTCATAAGGACACAGCTGCCCCATACCTGGCAGGATCCAGGGGGTGGGCCCTGATGGACACCCGTCTATCAGGTCCTCCCTGCAAGATGCTACAGAGTCCTTCTCCCTCAACACATGTTTGGTGAGCTTGGCACCTACATGACACCCGGCTTGGAGCACTCGCTGTTCGTTTCAAAGTAACTCTTCAGGAGTGAACACGGGATGCTTCGTGGGGTGTAGGAGATGCAGCAGTCAGCGCTAGTAGCGTGAAATCCTGCAGCAAGAGAAAGGGTTGTTTGAGGACCAACCTTTCTCCTCCGGAGCACTGTGGAGGGTGAGAAGGCACATGGCTCAGAAGAGATGTTTCCTCCTCTGTGGCCAGCACTTGCTGGCATCTCCCTGCTTCAGACCCTCACCACAGTTGAGCTGTGTGTCTGAGGGCACTCAGGGTGGGCCACAGCAGGACCAAGAGCATTTCCCCCAGAAAGGGAAGGCATCTGCAGACACCTGCAGGCCTCAGAGAGCACCTTCTGCCCCAAAGGAGCAGACTCTTGGGGCAGCCAGAGGGGAACAGAGAAGGCAT encodes the following:
- the CCL23 gene encoding C-C motif chemokine 23 isoform X2, whose translation is MKVSVAALSCLMLVTALGSQARVTNDAETEFMMSKFPLENPVLLDRFHATSADCCISYTPRSIPCSLLKSYFETNSECSKPGVIFLTKKGRRFCASPSDKQVQVCMRMLKLDTRIKARKN
- the CCL23 gene encoding C-C motif chemokine 23 isoform X1 translates to MKVSVAALSCLMLVTALGSQARVTNDAETEFMMSKFPLENPVLLDMLRRRKVGPQTTLSLAAGFHATSADCCISYTPRSIPCSLLKSYFETNSECSKPGVIFLTKKGRRFCASPSDKQVQVCMRMLKLDTRIKARKN